One window from the genome of Halostella litorea encodes:
- a CDS encoding disk-shape morphogenesis protein volactin, giving the protein MAKGLDVGTMNILSAQQDGSDTVFVQQRNSFVEIEYSDMAEQMLSRSEVLHIRKDDTVYVVGDDALNFANIFNRETRRPMKHGILSSDEQSAIPMMKLIIEQVVGEPDRPNEKLYFSTPADPIDSDLSTLYHQKTIESFLDDMGYDAEPINEGMAVVYSELADNNFTGLGISFGAGMTNVCLSYYAVPVMKFSVARGGDWVDEQAAQATGTPVDKVTSIKEEDFELDFTTDVGGVEGALSIYYENLLDYVIERVVQEVDEEDVEEGLDVPVVVTGGTSSPDGFEELFRDHLEDANIPFSISGVTHASEPLYSVARGGLVAARSDEEDPDAGGANDEAEAEAAAADE; this is encoded by the coding sequence ATGGCCAAAGGCCTAGACGTCGGCACGATGAACATCCTGTCGGCCCAGCAGGACGGAAGCGACACGGTGTTCGTACAGCAGCGCAACTCCTTCGTGGAAATCGAGTACTCCGACATGGCGGAGCAGATGCTCTCCCGGAGCGAAGTGCTCCACATCCGAAAGGACGATACGGTGTACGTCGTCGGCGACGACGCCCTGAACTTCGCCAACATCTTCAACCGCGAGACGCGCCGCCCGATGAAACACGGGATCCTCTCCAGCGACGAGCAGTCCGCGATCCCGATGATGAAGCTCATCATCGAGCAGGTCGTCGGCGAGCCCGACCGCCCCAACGAGAAGCTGTACTTCTCGACGCCGGCCGACCCCATCGACTCGGACCTCTCGACGCTGTACCACCAGAAGACGATCGAGTCGTTCCTCGACGACATGGGGTACGACGCCGAGCCGATCAACGAGGGGATGGCGGTCGTCTACTCCGAACTGGCCGACAACAACTTCACCGGCCTCGGCATCTCCTTCGGCGCGGGGATGACGAACGTCTGTCTCTCGTACTACGCGGTGCCCGTGATGAAGTTCTCCGTCGCCCGCGGCGGCGACTGGGTCGACGAGCAGGCCGCCCAGGCGACCGGCACGCCCGTCGACAAGGTCACCTCCATCAAGGAGGAGGACTTCGAACTCGACTTCACGACCGACGTCGGCGGCGTGGAGGGCGCGCTGTCGATCTACTACGAGAACCTGCTCGACTACGTCATCGAGCGCGTCGTCCAGGAGGTCGACGAGGAGGACGTCGAGGAGGGCCTCGACGTGCCCGTCGTCGTCACCGGCGGCACCTCCAGCCCCGATGGGTTCGAGGAGCTGTTCCGTGACCACCTCGAGGACGCCAACATCCCGTTCTCGATCAGCGGCGTGACCCACGCCAGCGAGCCGCTGTACAGCGTCGCGCGTGGCGGGCTGGTCGCGGCGCGCTCGGACGAGGAAGACCCCGACGCGGGCGGGGCGAACGACGAGGCGGAGGCCGAGGCCGCCGCAGCCGACGAGTAA
- a CDS encoding DUF7139 domain-containing protein has translation MAERTETENQLFEWYRTYIGEPDARTDVYLGFGLFFGGIALGVIALVLFLWGSAAEPRTGAYFARMGPAYTLGMLSLPAAMTGIVVLLPVEKKAQYAAAVGGAINLLAVVGFNVVYPDDWNGYGADYTMEVVATYATGLTVVVGATGAALVAHQLAQVKPGPGDIEVSEDEDDEGETISDEQIESDIESAMEGVDMSWGGVEKHEGRKISVNTDTDIDVSGMDVEAETSRSSGVDSQVQGLRQMKGGEKKTATSESTVDDQTAKLNELRQQKREDDEAASADDGGLDGLLSRLRSKLGLG, from the coding sequence ATGGCCGAACGCACGGAAACGGAGAACCAACTGTTCGAGTGGTACCGGACCTACATCGGGGAGCCGGACGCCCGCACGGACGTCTACCTCGGGTTCGGGCTGTTCTTCGGGGGGATCGCGCTGGGAGTCATCGCGTTAGTGCTGTTCCTCTGGGGGAGCGCGGCGGAGCCACGCACCGGGGCCTACTTCGCCCGGATGGGGCCGGCGTACACGCTCGGGATGCTGTCGCTGCCGGCGGCGATGACCGGCATCGTCGTGTTGCTCCCCGTCGAGAAGAAGGCGCAGTACGCCGCGGCCGTCGGCGGCGCGATCAACCTCCTCGCGGTGGTGGGGTTCAACGTCGTCTACCCCGACGACTGGAACGGCTACGGCGCGGACTACACGATGGAGGTCGTCGCCACGTACGCGACCGGGCTGACCGTCGTCGTCGGCGCGACCGGCGCGGCGCTGGTCGCCCACCAGCTCGCGCAGGTCAAACCCGGTCCCGGCGACATCGAGGTGTCGGAGGACGAGGACGACGAGGGGGAGACGATCTCCGACGAGCAGATCGAGTCCGACATCGAGAGCGCGATGGAGGGCGTCGACATGTCGTGGGGCGGCGTCGAGAAACACGAGGGCCGGAAGATTTCGGTCAACACCGACACCGACATCGACGTCTCCGGGATGGACGTGGAGGCGGAAACGTCGCGCTCGTCGGGCGTCGACTCGCAGGTCCAGGGGCTCCGGCAGATGAAAGGCGGCGAGAAGAAGACCGCCACCTCGGAGTCGACCGTCGACGACCAGACGGCGAAACTGAACGAACTGCGCCAGCAGAAACGCGAGGACGACGAGGCCGCGAGCGCGGACGACGGCGGCCTGGACGGACTGCTCTCGCGGCTCCGGAGCAAGCTCGGCCTGGGATAA
- the dph2 gene encoding diphthamide biosynthesis enzyme Dph2, whose amino-acid sequence MSQESEFSEGDLRNTGMSLKHDREWDYELDRIVEAVEERDAKKVGLQFPEGLKRRGPKVADDIRELVPDDVTVMLSGQPCYGACDLDTFLMKRTDVFVHFGHSPMKNTDKVIYVPLFSNVDVFPIMEEALDELPDEEVGLVTTAQHMNQFEDMKAWLEERGYEVHTRRGDERLTHEGQVLGCNYASAQVDADQVLYVGGGKFHPLGLAMEHPDKKVVIGDPVNNVVTVADTEKFLKQRYAAVHKAMDAQKWGVIYCTKIGQGRWEQAQEILDGNDDAYLITMDEVTPDRLRNFDMDAFVNTGCPRITTDDGPQFHKPMLTPGEYEIAVGNEPLDSLSFDTFHGTW is encoded by the coding sequence ATGAGTCAGGAGTCGGAGTTCTCCGAGGGGGACCTGCGAAACACCGGGATGAGCCTCAAGCACGACCGCGAGTGGGACTACGAACTCGACCGCATCGTCGAGGCCGTCGAGGAGCGCGACGCGAAGAAAGTCGGCCTGCAGTTCCCGGAAGGGCTGAAGCGGCGCGGGCCGAAGGTCGCGGACGACATCCGCGAACTCGTGCCCGACGACGTGACCGTGATGCTGTCGGGCCAGCCCTGCTACGGGGCCTGTGACCTGGACACGTTCCTGATGAAGCGCACGGACGTGTTCGTCCACTTCGGCCACTCGCCGATGAAGAACACGGACAAGGTGATCTACGTCCCGCTGTTCTCGAACGTCGACGTGTTCCCCATCATGGAGGAGGCCCTCGACGAGTTGCCCGACGAGGAGGTCGGCCTCGTCACCACGGCCCAGCACATGAACCAGTTCGAGGACATGAAGGCGTGGCTGGAGGAGCGCGGCTACGAGGTCCACACCCGCCGCGGCGACGAGCGGCTGACCCACGAGGGGCAGGTGCTGGGCTGCAACTACGCCTCCGCCCAGGTCGACGCCGACCAGGTGCTGTACGTCGGCGGCGGGAAGTTCCACCCGCTCGGGCTGGCGATGGAACACCCCGACAAGAAGGTCGTCATCGGCGACCCCGTCAACAACGTCGTCACCGTCGCCGACACCGAGAAGTTCCTGAAACAGCGCTACGCCGCGGTCCACAAGGCGATGGACGCCCAGAAGTGGGGCGTCATCTACTGCACCAAGATCGGCCAGGGCCGCTGGGAGCAGGCCCAGGAGATCTTAGACGGCAACGACGACGCCTACCTCATCACGATGGACGAAGTGACGCCGGACCGCCTGCGCAACTTCGACATGGACGCGTTCGTCAACACCGGCTGTCCGCGCATCACGACGGACGACGGCCCGCAGTTCCACAAGCCGATGCTGACGCCCGGCGAGTACGAGATCGCGGTCGGCAACGAGCCGCTCGACTCGCTCTCCTTCGACACGTTCCACGGCACCTGGTAG
- a CDS encoding DMT family transporter, with amino-acid sequence MDIYKFRNVGAFLALAVVWGSSFIAIKDGLSTLPPVLFAAFRYDIAGLVMLAYAVGKSGRWLPRGREELRLVAMGGTLMVGLHFALLFSGQQYVSSAVGAIILSLTPVVTPPLAYLLLGDETLTPSGVVGVLLGLVGVVIVADPTGSSLDGSIVGVGLLFLSALSFALGSVLTRRFSVALGTVPTQAWMMLGGAGVMHVISAAAGESPAGVAWSPKLVVALLYLAVIAGAGGFLLYFDLLERVGPSEASLVNYATPAVAAVAGWLALGEAITASTVAGFAVIAAGFVLLKRETLADLLGGSDPTADRRSAGHGAVEVRGNVYLKDSE; translated from the coding sequence ATGGATATATACAAATTCAGAAACGTTGGGGCGTTTCTCGCCCTCGCTGTGGTCTGGGGATCGTCGTTCATCGCGATCAAGGACGGGCTGAGTACGCTGCCGCCGGTGCTGTTCGCCGCGTTCCGGTACGACATCGCCGGGCTGGTGATGCTCGCGTACGCGGTCGGCAAGTCGGGGCGGTGGCTCCCCCGCGGCCGCGAGGAGTTGCGGCTCGTCGCGATGGGTGGAACGCTGATGGTCGGCCTGCACTTCGCCCTGCTGTTCAGCGGCCAGCAGTACGTCAGCAGCGCGGTCGGCGCGATCATACTGAGCCTGACGCCGGTCGTGACGCCGCCGCTCGCGTACCTGCTGCTCGGCGACGAGACGCTGACGCCGAGCGGCGTCGTCGGCGTCCTCCTCGGCTTGGTCGGCGTCGTGATCGTCGCCGACCCGACCGGCTCGTCGCTTGACGGCAGCATCGTCGGCGTCGGCCTGCTGTTCCTCTCGGCGCTCTCGTTCGCGCTCGGGTCGGTGCTGACCCGCCGGTTCAGCGTCGCGCTGGGCACCGTCCCGACGCAGGCGTGGATGATGCTCGGCGGCGCGGGCGTCATGCACGTCATCAGCGCCGCGGCGGGCGAGTCCCCGGCCGGCGTGGCGTGGTCGCCGAAACTCGTCGTCGCGCTGCTGTACCTCGCGGTCATCGCGGGCGCGGGCGGCTTCCTGCTGTACTTCGACCTGCTCGAACGCGTCGGGCCGAGCGAGGCCAGCCTCGTCAACTACGCCACCCCCGCGGTCGCCGCTGTCGCGGGCTGGCTCGCGCTCGGCGAGGCGATCACCGCCTCGACCGTCGCCGGCTTCGCCGTCATCGCCGCCGGCTTCGTGCTGCTGAAGCGGGAGACGCTGGCGGACCTGCTCGGCGGGTCGGACCCGACGGCCGACCGGCGGTCCGCCGGACACGGCGCCGTGGAAGTGCGGGGGAACGTCTACCTGAAGGACTCGGAGTGA
- a CDS encoding YlbF family regulator, translated as MSIETDAGAETADEDVETLGRELGEAIADLPEYRTFEEAKAAVEASDEAQAKIEEFEEIRQEFMLARQTGEATQEDLQEVQRAQQELHGIPVMSEYLEAQNELDARLEAVNEAISEPLAVDFGEEAGGCCQD; from the coding sequence ATGAGCATCGAGACCGACGCCGGCGCGGAGACCGCCGACGAGGACGTCGAAACGCTCGGCCGCGAACTGGGCGAGGCCATCGCGGACCTCCCCGAGTACCGGACCTTCGAGGAGGCGAAGGCCGCCGTCGAGGCGTCCGACGAGGCCCAGGCCAAGATCGAGGAGTTCGAGGAGATCCGCCAGGAGTTCATGCTCGCCCGACAGACCGGCGAGGCCACGCAGGAGGACCTCCAGGAGGTCCAGCGCGCACAGCAGGAACTCCACGGGATCCCCGTCATGTCGGAGTACCTGGAAGCCCAGAACGAACTCGACGCCCGCCTCGAAGCGGTCAACGAGGCCATCTCCGAGCCCCTCGCCGTCGACTTCGGCGAGGAGGCCGGCGGCTGCTGTCAGGACTGA
- a CDS encoding isochorismate synthase — protein sequence MESSRSGRRSGPSPDATLVTRSRAVDPAPVRAVLDAFDAPRTVWAAPGEPTVVGCGAAETVVADGDRFEAVRGAADDLFASFDGAAEPVARPRLFGGFAFHDDHAADAPWDGFPPGYFFLPRVQVVRDGEDCWLTVNAVGPDDPASVEERLDAAAETLADLPDPGPVADPPGVVERRPTTGRAEWRDQVGAALARIDAGDLTKVVLAQAMGTRLGAALSVPDALARLRSRYPDCHRFLLDGVGEGPDADGGGGRSTLFGATPERLASLSGRRLETEALAGSTGRGDTPEEDEWLATELLESGKDVREHEIVTDAVRDQIAPFAASVRTGARGVRKLDTVQHLRTPVSAELADATHVLDVIEALHPTPAVGGLPPTLALETIRETETFDRGWYAAPVGWFDAAGDGTFAVAIRSAVARGDRATLFAGAGIVADSDPDREWDEIQLKYRPVLDALER from the coding sequence ATGGAGAGTTCGCGTAGCGGGCGGCGATCCGGCCCGTCACCGGACGCCACCCTCGTGACGCGGAGCCGGGCGGTCGATCCCGCCCCGGTCCGTGCGGTTCTCGACGCGTTCGACGCCCCGAGAACCGTCTGGGCCGCGCCGGGCGAGCCGACGGTCGTCGGCTGCGGCGCTGCCGAGACGGTCGTCGCCGACGGGGACCGGTTCGAGGCGGTCCGCGGGGCGGCCGACGACCTGTTCGCGTCGTTCGACGGGGCGGCCGAGCCGGTCGCCCGGCCGCGGCTGTTCGGCGGCTTCGCCTTCCACGACGACCACGCGGCCGACGCCCCCTGGGACGGGTTCCCGCCGGGCTACTTCTTCCTGCCGCGCGTGCAGGTGGTCCGCGACGGCGAGGACTGCTGGCTGACCGTCAACGCCGTCGGGCCGGACGACCCGGCGTCGGTCGAGGAACGGCTGGACGCAGCCGCGGAGACGCTTGCGGACCTGCCCGACCCGGGGCCGGTCGCCGACCCGCCGGGCGTCGTCGAGCGCCGGCCGACGACCGGGCGCGCGGAGTGGCGCGACCAGGTCGGGGCCGCGCTGGCGCGGATCGACGCCGGCGACCTGACGAAGGTCGTCCTCGCGCAGGCGATGGGGACGCGGCTCGGGGCGGCCCTGTCCGTGCCGGACGCGCTCGCCCGCCTGCGGTCGCGGTATCCGGACTGCCACCGCTTCCTGCTCGACGGCGTCGGCGAGGGACCCGACGCCGACGGTGGCGGCGGCCGCTCGACGCTGTTCGGCGCGACGCCGGAGCGCCTGGCGTCGCTGTCCGGCCGCCGGCTGGAGACGGAGGCCCTCGCCGGCTCCACGGGGCGGGGCGACACGCCCGAGGAGGACGAGTGGCTCGCGACGGAACTGCTGGAGAGCGGGAAGGACGTCCGCGAACACGAGATAGTCACCGACGCCGTCCGCGACCAGATCGCGCCGTTCGCGGCGTCGGTCCGGACCGGCGCGCGCGGCGTTCGGAAGCTGGACACCGTCCAGCACCTCCGGACGCCGGTGTCGGCGGAACTGGCCGACGCGACCCACGTGCTGGACGTGATCGAGGCGCTCCACCCCACGCCGGCGGTCGGCGGCCTGCCGCCGACCCTGGCCCTGGAGACGATCCGTGAGACGGAGACGTTCGACCGCGGCTGGTACGCCGCCCCGGTCGGCTGGTTCGACGCGGCCGGCGACGGGACGTTCGCGGTGGCGATCCGGTCGGCCGTCGCCCGCGGCGACAGGGCGACGCTGTTTGCCGGCGCGGGGATCGTCGCCGACAGCGACCCGGACCGCGAGTGGGACGAGATACAGCTCAAGTACCGCCCCGTGCTGGACGCGCTGGAACGATGA
- the menD gene encoding 2-succinyl-5-enolpyruvyl-6-hydroxy-3-cyclohexene-1-carboxylic-acid synthase codes for MTAAERNEAWADALVAELAAGGVDAVCVAPGSRSTPLTMAFARSDDVRIFSHLDERSAAYFALGRARRTGQVTPLVCTSGTAAANFHPAVMEADRARVPLLVLTADRPPELRDSGANQTVDQTKLYGDAVRWFRELPEPRDGGRPLRSLRTTAARALAEATGTPAGPVHLNCPFRKRLEPPEGTANEDRRTTAPERPHVRTTAGRPTLDEDRLADLAAAVDGADRGLVVAGPADDAAPSPDAVADFAAAAGFPILADPLSGVRYGPHVGDAPVVGGYDGYLDPAVTGDWPDPDLVVRFGASPTSKPLRKYLRRTGSRQLVVDPAGGWREAEFAATDLVVADPERLFEGLAERVAEPADPGWRDRWLDADRRYWATVADARGERRFEGDALATAVEDAPDPATLFVSNSMPVRDLDRFGAPRTADLTVLGNRGASGIDGIVSTALGAGSATGDPLVLVTGDLAFYHDMNGLLAVGRCGVDATIVVVNNDGGGIFHMLPVEAFDPPFTEQFRTPHGLDFAPAAELYGLEFVRARDRDAFREAYRASLDSAGTQVIEVRSDAERSHREREAIHRAAVDDLS; via the coding sequence ATGACCGCCGCCGAACGCAACGAGGCGTGGGCCGACGCCCTCGTCGCCGAACTCGCCGCCGGCGGGGTGGACGCGGTCTGTGTCGCGCCGGGCAGCCGGTCGACGCCGCTGACGATGGCGTTCGCCCGGAGCGACGACGTGCGGATCTTCTCCCACCTCGACGAGCGCTCCGCGGCCTACTTCGCGCTCGGCCGTGCCCGGCGGACCGGGCAGGTGACGCCGCTGGTCTGTACCTCGGGCACCGCGGCCGCGAACTTCCACCCCGCCGTGATGGAGGCCGACCGGGCGCGGGTCCCCCTTCTGGTCCTCACCGCGGACCGCCCGCCGGAACTGCGCGACAGCGGCGCGAACCAGACGGTCGACCAGACGAAGCTGTACGGCGACGCCGTCCGCTGGTTCCGCGAACTGCCCGAACCCCGCGACGGGGGGCGGCCGCTCCGCTCGCTCCGGACGACGGCGGCCCGCGCGCTCGCTGAGGCGACGGGGACGCCCGCCGGGCCGGTCCACCTCAACTGCCCGTTCCGAAAGCGGCTGGAACCGCCCGAGGGGACCGCGAACGAGGACCGTCGGACGACCGCCCCCGAGCGCCCCCACGTCCGGACGACGGCGGGGCGGCCGACGCTCGACGAGGACCGGCTGGCCGACCTCGCGGCGGCGGTCGACGGCGCGGACCGCGGCCTCGTGGTGGCGGGACCGGCGGACGACGCCGCGCCGTCGCCGGACGCGGTCGCCGACTTCGCCGCGGCCGCCGGGTTCCCGATCCTGGCGGACCCGCTCTCGGGCGTCCGGTACGGCCCACACGTCGGCGACGCGCCCGTGGTCGGCGGCTACGACGGCTACCTCGACCCCGCCGTGACGGGCGACTGGCCCGACCCGGACCTGGTCGTGCGGTTCGGCGCGTCGCCCACCTCGAAGCCGCTGCGGAAGTACCTGCGCCGGACCGGAAGCCGGCAGTTGGTCGTCGACCCCGCGGGCGGCTGGCGCGAGGCGGAGTTCGCGGCGACCGACCTCGTCGTCGCCGACCCCGAGCGGCTGTTCGAGGGCCTCGCCGAGCGCGTCGCCGAACCCGCCGACCCGGGGTGGCGCGACCGCTGGCTCGACGCCGACCGGCGGTACTGGGCGACCGTCGCCGACGCCCGCGGCGAGCGCCGGTTCGAGGGCGACGCCCTGGCGACCGCCGTCGAGGACGCGCCCGACCCCGCGACGCTGTTCGTCTCCAACAGCATGCCGGTCCGGGATCTGGACCGCTTCGGCGCGCCGCGGACGGCCGACCTGACCGTCCTCGGCAACCGCGGCGCGAGCGGCATCGACGGCATCGTCAGCACGGCGCTGGGGGCCGGGAGCGCGACCGGTGACCCGCTCGTACTCGTCACCGGCGACCTCGCGTTCTACCACGACATGAACGGCCTGCTGGCGGTCGGGCGCTGCGGCGTCGACGCGACGATAGTCGTCGTGAACAACGACGGCGGCGGCATCTTCCACATGCTCCCCGTCGAGGCGTTCGACCCGCCGTTCACCGAGCAGTTCAGGACGCCCCACGGCCTCGACTTCGCGCCCGCCGCGGAGCTGTACGGGCTGGAGTTCGTCCGCGCCCGGGACCGCGATGCGTTCCGCGAGGCGTACCGCGCGTCGCTCGACAGCGCCGGGACGCAGGTGATCGAGGTCCGGTCCGACGCCGAGCGGAGCCACCGCGAGCGCGAGGCGATCCACCGCGCGGCGGTCGACGACCTGTCCTGA
- a CDS encoding DnaJ domain-containing protein, with the protein MAETYYDVLGVAPDATQDEIQAAYRERVKETHPDVSDAPDASERFREVTRAEEVLGDEAERARYDRLGHEAYVGRVTGENAAGAEQSPWTASESAGATDPSDAAEQWATDGDPRDRRGTDRDDGRRAGGTAEATTDRTAGASSDAAGRSRSSRRQQFYRERSESGGTGYAVRDWGEAAARENRVSVPLTPDRVVFLAGMVFLYPVMVASTLFPPFPLVARLVVGGCTLLVTGYLLTVPPLGILLFGVLSVLAPLGVVAFSVDPLSVPALAAVGLPWSLFAFAVVVERALRP; encoded by the coding sequence ATGGCGGAGACGTACTACGACGTGCTCGGCGTCGCCCCCGACGCCACGCAGGACGAGATCCAGGCCGCCTACCGCGAGCGCGTCAAGGAGACGCATCCCGACGTCAGCGACGCGCCGGACGCCAGCGAGCGGTTCCGCGAGGTGACCCGGGCCGAGGAGGTGCTGGGGGACGAGGCAGAGCGCGCGCGGTACGACCGCCTCGGCCACGAGGCGTACGTGGGGCGGGTCACCGGCGAGAACGCCGCCGGGGCCGAGCAGTCGCCGTGGACGGCGTCCGAGTCGGCGGGCGCGACGGACCCGAGCGACGCCGCGGAGCAGTGGGCGACCGACGGGGACCCGCGCGACCGGCGGGGGACCGACCGCGACGACGGCCGCCGCGCCGGCGGGACGGCGGAAGCGACCACCGACCGGACGGCGGGGGCGTCATCCGACGCCGCCGGGCGTTCGCGCTCCAGCCGCCGCCAGCAGTTCTACCGGGAGCGGTCGGAGTCCGGGGGAACGGGGTACGCGGTCCGCGACTGGGGCGAGGCGGCGGCCCGCGAGAACCGGGTCAGCGTCCCGCTCACGCCGGACCGGGTCGTCTTCCTCGCCGGGATGGTCTTTCTCTACCCGGTGATGGTCGCCAGCACGCTCTTCCCGCCGTTCCCGCTGGTCGCACGGCTCGTCGTCGGCGGCTGTACGCTGCTCGTCACGGGCTATCTCCTGACGGTGCCGCCGCTCGGCATCCTGCTGTTCGGCGTCCTGAGCGTCCTCGCGCCGCTCGGCGTCGTCGCGTTCTCGGTCGACCCGCTCTCCGTGCCGGCGCTGGCCGCGGTCGGGCTCCCGTGGTCGCTGTTCGCGTTCGCCGTCGTCGTCGAGCGGGCGCTCCGGCCGTGA
- a CDS encoding 1,4-dihydroxy-2-naphthoyl-CoA synthase, which translates to MVSELMDADRWEPVDGFDFEDVTYHRAVDVDAVRIAFDRPEVRNAFRPGTVDELYDALDHARRQTDVGCVLLTGNGPSPKDGGWAFCSGGDQTIRGDDGYQYDGDEEQASDTGRLHILEVQRLIRFMPKPVVAVVPGWAVGGGHSLHVICDLTLASAEHATFKQTDPDVASFDAGFGSAYLARQVGQKRAREIFFLGKNYDADEAVEMGMANEAVPHEDLEDVALEWADRMASKSPTAMRMLKFGFNAADDGMVGQQVFAGEATRLGYMTDEAKEGRDAFVEGRDPDFDDFPWHY; encoded by the coding sequence ATGGTTTCGGAACTGATGGACGCGGACCGCTGGGAGCCGGTGGACGGGTTCGACTTCGAGGACGTGACCTACCACCGCGCCGTCGACGTCGACGCGGTGCGGATCGCCTTCGACCGCCCCGAGGTCCGCAACGCCTTCCGCCCCGGCACCGTGGACGAACTGTACGACGCGCTTGACCACGCCCGCCGGCAGACCGACGTGGGCTGTGTCCTGCTGACCGGCAACGGCCCGTCGCCGAAGGACGGCGGGTGGGCGTTCTGCTCCGGCGGCGACCAGACGATCCGCGGCGACGACGGCTACCAGTACGACGGCGACGAGGAGCAGGCCTCGGACACCGGCCGCCTCCACATCCTCGAAGTCCAGCGGCTCATCCGGTTCATGCCCAAGCCCGTCGTCGCAGTCGTGCCGGGGTGGGCGGTCGGGGGCGGCCACAGCCTCCACGTCATCTGCGACCTGACGCTGGCCAGCGCCGAGCACGCCACCTTCAAGCAGACCGACCCGGACGTCGCGAGCTTCGACGCCGGCTTCGGCTCCGCGTACCTCGCGCGGCAGGTCGGCCAGAAGCGGGCCCGCGAGATATTCTTCCTCGGGAAGAACTACGACGCCGACGAGGCCGTCGAGATGGGGATGGCGAACGAGGCGGTCCCCCACGAGGACCTGGAGGACGTCGCGCTGGAGTGGGCCGACCGGATGGCCTCGAAGAGCCCGACCGCCATGCGGATGCTGAAGTTCGGCTTCAACGCCGCCGACGACGGCATGGTGGGCCAGCAGGTGTTCGCCGGCGAGGCGACCCGGCTGGGCTACATGACCGACGAGGCCAAGGAGGGCCGCGACGCGTTCGTCGAGGGCCGCGACCCCGACTTCGACGACTTCCCCTGGCACTACTAA
- a CDS encoding 1,4-dihydroxy-2-naphthoate polyprenyltransferase, which produces MTEVANAADVSRTRAWLMAARPQTLPAAAAPVIVGTGLAVCDGVFAPLPALVAFVGAALIQVGTNFANDYFDAVKGADTEDREGFTRVTQSGLISPAEVKRAAAVTFGLAVLSGTYLVYVGGVPILAIGLLSVASGVAYTGGPYPLGYYGLGDLFVFVFFGVVAVTGTYYVQAAAVLADPLAVGVPEGTVTAAALLASLPVAAISTDILVVNNVRDMETDAEAGKTTLAVLLGYRWSRVEFVALLALAYAVPAYFWATDFGPTVLLPLLTLPYAAAVARTVCTERSGEALNPALERTGKLLAAHSALFALGLVV; this is translated from the coding sequence ATGACGGAAGTCGCCAACGCCGCGGACGTCTCGCGGACGCGGGCGTGGCTGATGGCCGCCCGGCCACAGACCCTCCCCGCGGCCGCCGCGCCGGTTATCGTCGGGACCGGACTCGCCGTCTGCGACGGCGTGTTCGCCCCGCTGCCGGCGCTGGTCGCGTTCGTCGGCGCGGCGCTGATTCAGGTCGGGACGAACTTCGCGAACGACTACTTCGACGCGGTGAAGGGCGCGGACACGGAGGACCGCGAGGGGTTCACCCGCGTCACGCAGTCGGGGCTCATCTCGCCGGCGGAGGTCAAGCGCGCGGCCGCCGTCACGTTCGGCCTCGCGGTGCTGTCCGGCACCTACCTCGTCTACGTCGGGGGCGTGCCGATCCTCGCCATCGGTCTGCTGTCGGTCGCCAGCGGCGTCGCCTACACCGGCGGGCCGTACCCGCTGGGCTACTACGGGCTGGGCGACCTGTTCGTGTTCGTCTTCTTCGGCGTCGTCGCGGTGACGGGCACCTACTACGTGCAGGCCGCCGCGGTGCTCGCCGACCCGCTGGCCGTCGGCGTGCCCGAGGGGACGGTCACGGCGGCCGCGCTGCTGGCCAGCCTCCCCGTCGCGGCGATATCGACGGACATCCTCGTCGTGAACAACGTCCGGGACATGGAGACCGACGCCGAGGCGGGCAAGACGACGCTCGCGGTCCTGCTGGGCTACCGCTGGAGCCGGGTCGAGTTCGTCGCCCTGCTGGCGCTGGCGTACGCGGTACCGGCGTACTTCTGGGCGACCGACTTCGGGCCGACGGTCCTGCTGCCGCTTTTGACGCTGCCGTACGCCGCCGCCGTCGCCCGGACCGTCTGCACGGAGCGGTCCGGCGAGGCGCTCAACCCGGCGCTGGAACGGACCGGCAAACTGCTCGCCGCGCACTCGGCGCTGTTCGCGCTGGGGCTGGTGGTCTGA